In Lolium rigidum isolate FL_2022 chromosome 7, APGP_CSIRO_Lrig_0.1, whole genome shotgun sequence, the DNA window catggaggccgccgccgccgagctaggcagccacgttgaaaatcaagcccgCCGCTTAACGCGTCCTGGAGGCCGCCGATgtcgagctggggagccacgcAGAAAAGCAAGTCCACCGCTAGCCGTGACATGGTGGCCGCCGTTGAGCTGGGGAGCCACACATACGACGGTGGCAGGTGTCGGAGTCGCATCGACGACCATGGATTCTCAGTCGgctagtgagattagtcatgaaattcacgGATCATATGGTCCAACCTTTCTCAGAAATATTCAGCTTTTAGGAtgggatcatccatattttctggtcATGAACCAAACGCACGTTTACCATCCAAAGGCCGTTCGCCAGGGGGCACGGGAGCACAGCCCAATGGCTGTGTGATTACGAGAGCAACCCAGCTCGTGGGACATAGTCCGCGTTCAGACAAATACCACCAAACCCAGAGTTAAAAATTGGCAGGGCAGTGAAATGCATACGATCGATTAACTACTTGGAAAGAGAAAAATTCCGGAAGAAGAACTAGGTGTATATTTTTGTGAACGAACTCTGCACTCTTAAGCTGTACGTCTACCTAACCCCGCATGAGCCGCATCTCTTTAAATAGCATCGCACCGTCCCGTACTGCCTTCAGAAGTTCAGAACCAAATTACACAAGCTCCCTTACTCTAGTCTTGGCTCTCTTGCGTGCACGAAACTCACACCATGGTGAAAGAAACCAACGAAGTTCACGGCGCCGAGGTGACAATCCTCGCGTCTGCCACCATGACCGTGGCGCCGGCGCTGCCGATGCAGGAGCACCGTCTGCCTTTGTCGAACCTGGACCTCCTCCTGCCGCCCATCGACGTCGGCGTCTTCTTCTGCTACCTCCACCCCGCGCCAACAGCGGCCGCGCTCAAGGAGGCGCTGGCCAAAGTGCTGGTCACGTACTACCCGCTCGCCGGGGAGGTCGTGGCCAACGCGGACGGCGAGCCGGAGGTGCTGTGCAGCGGCCGAGGCGTCGACTTTACCGAGGCCAGCGCCTACGGCGCGGAGCTGCGGGAGCTCCGGCTGGGCATGGTAGACGAGGGCGTGGAGAAACTTGTACCCGCCAAAAAAGCCGGCGTCATGTGTGTTCAGGTAGTATGTTAAGAAACTACTAATACTCCGTATATAACACTGTACTCACCATAAAAGATCTACTCATTAATTTGTTTACAACTAAAAAATTCAATTAACTGAATGAAAATAACTTATTGATGGTTAGATAGCTCATATTTCATTTTTGGAACGGGAGATGGTCCCAGCCTAAGcctatcactactaggaaaacgcctATAGCTGCAAATTATGCTGCCGGTGCACCAAAATTAGCGTGCTCTGCCGATGCGCCAGGAACTCGCCGCGTCGGAGAAGAGcgaacactgccggcgcaccatgccGTGGCTGCGCCGGTGATAAAAGTAGGACGTGGCTCCGCCCGCTCCGGGTCTGGCTCAGGATTTACTGCCGGCAGTAACAGAGCTACCGCAGGCGCACAAGTAGGTGCGCCGGCATTAGTCCTTTACCACTGGTCCGTTCCCAACGGCGGGCTCTAGTGCGCCGACAGTAGGTGaattaggtgcgccggcagtagtgctttttctagtagtgtatgTAGATGTAATATAGTACTATGTTACATAAACGTGTACGTTACATACCATTGTTGCATATACTTCCTATGTACCAAATTGTACGGCGTTCTAGTATATTATCATAGTATACTCTATAAACGTCTTATAATTCTGTTACTTTTTATATGTGGGCGACCATAATTAGAGAAGCAGATACTATAATAGAAGTGTATTGTACATTTTTTTTAAATCATAGTAGTATTAAATGAACGTGAGAATTTTAGtctttccttgttcttcttcATGACATGAAAACGTGAAATGCACGAGAGAAGACAGTCTTCTCAACATTTGCATATACCTTAATTGCGTCTCATATGGTTCTTGCATGCATGGCCATGCAGGTCACGAAGTTTAAGTGTGGTGGCGCTGTCGTCGGCTGCACTTTCGACCACCGTGTATGCGACGCCTACTCCTTCAACATGTTCCTCGTAGCGTGGGCGGCCGCCGCCCGCGGTGGCTCTGCAGCTCTAGCCCCGTCGTTTCGCCGCTCCCTAGTCGCTCCGCGCGACCCGTCGCCGCGCACACACTCCACCGACGCTCTCATCGATCGTCTCTTCTCCCCTCTTAGCTCCGCACCGCCGCCCCCTCCATCCTCCGTCACCGCAACCGCCGTCAACCGCATCTATCACATctccgccgccgacgtcaagGAATTGCAGGCCAGGGCAGGGCCTACGCGCACAAAGCTCGAGGCGTTCACGGCCCACCTATGGCAGCTCTCCTCCAGGGCGGCCTCCGAGCGCCAGAGCCTATGCTGCATGGGTATGGTTGTCGACGGGCGCGGCCGCATGTTCCCAGATGGCGCCATGGAGGCCTACTTTGGTAATGTGCTGACAATAACATATGGCGTCATTGGTGCTGGTGACCTCCGCCGGCGCATGGCCCTCCCCGACGTGGCGGACGACGTGCACCGGTGGGTGCAGGAGGCCGCGACGGGCGAGCACTTCCGTGGCCTGGTCGACTGGGTGGAGGCACTGCGGCCCAAGCCGGCCGCCGCCAGAGCGTACCTGGGTGGCACCGGCGGCGCCGAGGCGACGGCGTGCATCGTGTCGTCGGGGATGGGTTTCCCCGTCAACGAGGCCAACTTCGGCACGGGCGTGCCGGCATTCGCGTCATACCATTTCCCATGGCCGGCCGGCGCAGCGTACGTGATGCCGATGCCGAGTGCGCGCGCGGACGGCGGCTGGGTGGTATACGTGCACGCGTCACCTGAGTTGGTCAAGGTGATGGAGGAAAAACATTCTATTTTCAAAGCCCTGGATAACAGCTATGTGTTTGGATGAAGGGGTGACATGGTAATATATATACGGAAATAACATAGGGCTGGGTGGCTCGGTGTTCATTGCCAACTAATACTGTATATTTATTGCGTACCATTTGCATGTAAAACCACATTCTACAAGTATGTGGCtgtgtatatatatatcatgTCGGCCTGTTAGCATGTCGGCCTGTTATCAGTAGGAGCCATAATGGCAGGGGATCATCAACCACACAACGGAATtacttcagacgaaagcgttcgcatggcccaagtcatacCATAACCATACAggtaactgactgggaagacgttcctagttcGCATAGACGTTGTCGACTCATTCTTCATCTGTTAGATTTTATCAAGTCTGGCCAAATAAATAGCCAGGAAGAAAGCCATgaatacattatgaattgtacccgcaaaccaccttagagagaagtaaatgatatgcatatttggcagtGGCAAGGAACAGTcactattctagggttacaaggagtgagaggCAGTTTCTCTAGAGAGtatgacatatctatatctttgttgaaaacctttttaaaaacaagtttcttttgaaaactaataggtaagggtgacccattttcATTTCCGCCCATCCGGATGACCAAAACAACTTgtacaactttccaccgtacctcctagGTACATTTTCACCAGTCCTACTGGTATTTCTCCGTACCACCCAGGTACACttcaccagtcccactggtatcaTTTCCCAAAACATTTatgagaaaacacttttataaatCAAAACTCCTTCAATGCCAACCATCGCctttcccatgtccataaccacggacacggctattcgaatagttttagactctgcagaggttgtacactttccccaaagatccgataaatccgccgggatcatccctggttcactaAGCGTCCAAACGCGAGGCTCAGATAACCGATCGTattttttcgcttgctcgccttagcctaatacatgccgaatgagttgtacctccgtACACTagagtccgggatgccgtttacccaagagttgcaaagtccccggcACCCAACCCTTCGGAATGCCAcccaaccacttaggcatctttcaatgggagctcataggttgtatccCGCGTACCTGAACATGCAAATGGGTTgtgtcccttctcatgggaagaaccccagTCGAAGCATcaatggtcggactgccactacacttgcatgacccaaactaaggcaagacaaactactacgctatgcCCTGTCCCActtaagggtaatgtggttgtactggctaggtacgGTTTCGTACTATGGTCACCAAAGTTTTCTAAAAACACAAGTTCCTCCTTTTTCCTTCAGCACCATctttctcaaaacaattttataaaactcccacttgggcagggttgccccattccaaggttttcaaagaacTCATTTTCTTTAAAACCTTTTCCAAAGTCCTTTTTtcaaagggctcccaacctatagcccAACTTtatttgaaaagcggcgacaaagagaggataaggtgttaagcaccaAATCGCTACTAGGATTGTCCAGTAGGTATCAATGAGGGGCatcacccgtaagggtggaataataaaactccgaGTGGCAATAACcactcacataaaataataaaagacatgcacttttataaaac includes these proteins:
- the LOC124669247 gene encoding coniferyl alcohol acyltransferase-like, with protein sequence MVKETNEVHGAEVTILASATMTVAPALPMQEHRLPLSNLDLLLPPIDVGVFFCYLHPAPTAAALKEALAKVLVTYYPLAGEVVANADGEPEVLCSGRGVDFTEASAYGAELRELRLGMVDEGVEKLVPAKKAGVMCVQVTKFKCGGAVVGCTFDHRVCDAYSFNMFLVAWAAAARGGSAALAPSFRRSLVAPRDPSPRTHSTDALIDRLFSPLSSAPPPPPSSVTATAVNRIYHISAADVKELQARAGPTRTKLEAFTAHLWQLSSRAASERQSLCCMGMVVDGRGRMFPDGAMEAYFGNVLTITYGVIGAGDLRRRMALPDVADDVHRWVQEAATGEHFRGLVDWVEALRPKPAAARAYLGGTGGAEATACIVSSGMGFPVNEANFGTGVPAFASYHFPWPAGAAYVMPMPSARADGGWVVYVHASPELVKVMEEKHSIFKALDNSYVFG